One Mauremys mutica isolate MM-2020 ecotype Southern chromosome 9, ASM2049712v1, whole genome shotgun sequence DNA segment encodes these proteins:
- the BRCC3 gene encoding lys-63-specific deubiquitinase BRCC36 isoform X2 — protein sequence MSQAYGRGGTALHACQMKTSCPAFVHPVLREVDTSRIVHIHSVIILRRSDKRKDRVEISPEQLSAASTEAERLAEITGRPMRVVGWYHSHPHITVWPSHVDVRTQAMYQMMDQGFVGLIFSCFIEDKNTKTGRILYTCFQSIQAQKSSEYERIEIPIHVVPHDTIGKVCLESAVELPKILCQEEQDAYRRIHSLTHLDSVTKIHNGSVFTKNLCSQMSAISGPLLQWLEDRLEQNKQRVQELQREKEELMEELAALE from the exons ATGAGCCAGGCCTACGGGCGTGGGGGCACTGCACTCCACGCATGTCAGATGAAAACCAGCTGCCCAGCCTTTGTCCACCCTGTTCTGCGCGAG GTCGACACCAGCAGAATTGTTCATATTCATTCTGTGATTATCCTGCGCCGTTCAGATAAGAGGAAGGATCGAGTGGAGATTTCTCCGGAGCAGCTTTCAGCTGCTTCTACTGAAGCAGAG AGATTGGCTGAGATTACAGGACGTCCCATGAGGGTTGTGGGCTGGTATCATTCTCATCCACACATAACTGTCTGGCCGTCTCATGTGG ATGTTCGCACTCAAGCCATGTATCAGATGATGGACCAGGGCTTTGTGGGGCtcatcttctcctgtttcattgAGGATAAGAACACAAAG ACAGGCCGGATACTCTACACCTGTTTCCAGTCAATTCAGGCTCAGAAGAGCTCAGA GTATGAGAGGATTGAAATTCCTATTCATGTTGTTCCCCATGACACCATTGGCAAAGTGTGCCTGGAATCGGCGGTGGAGCTGCCCAAGATCTTGTGCCAGGAGGAGCAAGATGCATACAGGAGAATTCACAG CCTCACCCATCTAGACTCTGTAACCAAGATTCACAATGGCTCAG TGTTCACCAAGAATCTCTGCAGCCAAATGTCTGCTATCAGTGGTCCCctcctgcagtggctggaggACAGACTGGAGCAGAATAAACAGCGGGTGCAGGAACTGCAGCGGGAGAAAGAGGAGCTCATGGAAGAACTAGCTGCCCTGGAGTGA
- the BRCC3 gene encoding lys-63-specific deubiquitinase BRCC36 isoform X1, with the protein MAVQAVHLEADAFLVCLNHALSTEKEEVMGLCIGEVDTSRIVHIHSVIILRRSDKRKDRVEISPEQLSAASTEAERLAEITGRPMRVVGWYHSHPHITVWPSHVDVRTQAMYQMMDQGFVGLIFSCFIEDKNTKTGRILYTCFQSIQAQKSSEYERIEIPIHVVPHDTIGKVCLESAVELPKILCQEEQDAYRRIHSLTHLDSVTKIHNGSVFTKNLCSQMSAISGPLLQWLEDRLEQNKQRVQELQREKEELMEELAALE; encoded by the exons ATGGCGGTGCAGGCTGTGCACCTGGAGGCGGATGCCTTCCTGGTCTGCCTCAACCACGCGCTGAGCACCGAGAAGGAGGAGGTCATGGGGCTGTGCATCGGGGAG GTCGACACCAGCAGAATTGTTCATATTCATTCTGTGATTATCCTGCGCCGTTCAGATAAGAGGAAGGATCGAGTGGAGATTTCTCCGGAGCAGCTTTCAGCTGCTTCTACTGAAGCAGAG AGATTGGCTGAGATTACAGGACGTCCCATGAGGGTTGTGGGCTGGTATCATTCTCATCCACACATAACTGTCTGGCCGTCTCATGTGG ATGTTCGCACTCAAGCCATGTATCAGATGATGGACCAGGGCTTTGTGGGGCtcatcttctcctgtttcattgAGGATAAGAACACAAAG ACAGGCCGGATACTCTACACCTGTTTCCAGTCAATTCAGGCTCAGAAGAGCTCAGA GTATGAGAGGATTGAAATTCCTATTCATGTTGTTCCCCATGACACCATTGGCAAAGTGTGCCTGGAATCGGCGGTGGAGCTGCCCAAGATCTTGTGCCAGGAGGAGCAAGATGCATACAGGAGAATTCACAG CCTCACCCATCTAGACTCTGTAACCAAGATTCACAATGGCTCAG TGTTCACCAAGAATCTCTGCAGCCAAATGTCTGCTATCAGTGGTCCCctcctgcagtggctggaggACAGACTGGAGCAGAATAAACAGCGGGTGCAGGAACTGCAGCGGGAGAAAGAGGAGCTCATGGAAGAACTAGCTGCCCTGGAGTGA
- the MTCP1 gene encoding protein p13 MTCP-1 → MVEGMAEGGDAGAPPIHLWVRRVGVYCDERRKTWLVAVEEEAGTLRARIQRVRVPLGEALRPSQLPPSQLPHMWQLSEGEQYRDSNSRIWEIQHHLMIGGIEELLLRLMPGD, encoded by the exons ATGGTTGAGGGAATGGCAGAAGGAGGGGACGCCGGTGCTCCACCCATCCATCTGTGGGTGCGACGGGTAGGCGTCTACTGTGATGAACGCCGTAAAACATGGCTCGTGGCTGTGGAAGAG GAGGCAGGTACCCTGAGGGCCCGGATTCAACGAGTTCGGGTCCCCCTGGGTGAGGCACTGCGACCCAGCCAACTTCCCCCATCGCAACTGCCTCACATGTGGCAGCTTTCTGAGGGCGAGCAGTACAGGGATAGTAACTCTCGCATTTGGGAGATACAGCACCATCTAATG ATCGGGGGAATTGAGGAGCTGCTGCTTAGACTCATGCCCGGTGATTAA
- the CMC4 gene encoding cx9C motif-containing protein 4 produces the protein MPQKDPCQKQACEIQKCLQANNYQEARCEAVLQEMRRCCAQYPKGRSICCSGFEKEEGEREKLKAASNGLHAAPQ, from the exons ATGCCCCAGAAGGATCCCTGCCAGAAACAAGCCTGTGAAATACAGAAATGCTTGCAAG CCAACAACTACCAGGAGGCTAGATGTGAGGCTGTGCTCCAAGAGATGCGAAGATGCTGCGCCCAGTACCCCAAGGGCAGATCCATCTGTTGTTCGGGGTTTGAgaaagaggaaggagagagggagaagctTAAAGCAGCTTCAAATGGGCTTCATGCAGCACCACAGTAA